A genomic window from Chitinophaga pollutisoli includes:
- a CDS encoding ATP-dependent DNA helicase gives MSNPQQEQYNQRYEEVYARLNSAQREAVDNTEGPVMVIAGPGTGKTQILASRIGKILRDTDFLPHNILCLTYTDAGTVAMRKRLTDFIGPDAYRVNIHTFHSFCNEVIQDNLSLFEKNVLDPISDLEKIQLLKTLIDGFSKENPLKRYRGDVYFDMRNLANLFSTMKREGWTVPFIRERVEAYVESLPEREEYIYKRNQGRFKKGDLKQEKINGEREKMTRLLAAVEQFDIFQQLMHKANRYDFDDMINWVIRAFKEHPNLLLDYKERFQYILVDEYQDTSGTQNMLIGLLTSGEEKPNVFVVGDDDQSIYRFQGANVENMEQFANDHLAHDLRTVVLTQNYRSVQNILDVSMSVIAHNEGSRLVDKLPGLSKQLQASNDKLTPLNLPPVIRRYNTPRDEMAHITLEVERILAKGVMPGKIAIIYKENRYGEELAQYFRLKGVPFFSKRNQNLFEIPFAKKVLQILRYIARELETPYSGDDILFELLHYDFYKVPPIETARISIEVAEKGYAEKSSIRKYLQEWVGTRNPTLFSLAPHDEALRLARLLEKWIGDAHNITLQQLFSNVISEGGILNYIMASPEKIWLMKVLQALFDFVKEETRRHPEMGIVKLLETIDLMETNGLSIPLIQVSGNEKGVNLLTAHGSKGLEFEYVFLAGVTSSIWEGKKKMSGGFSFPDTVFSTEAISTDQQELRRLFYVAITRAEKHLYISYPDFKQDGKPLVPSVFVAEIQQVHQLPVETVTMPDETMFEFEILQYGKEQAPEIEKVDQLFIDNLLSGFTMNVTALNNYLHCPLSFFYQNLLRVPSGRSENTEFGSAVHFALEKLFQKMQEKNEFPQKDEFIKDFRYSMLRSREAFTKEAFNRRMEYGEDILTNYYDKYLPVWNRIVSIERNVRNVVVNGVPLKGKIDKLEFNGSDVNVVDYKTGDYEKTKKDYKKFDRPNDRNPNGGDYWRQAVFYKILLDNYKQKNWHVVSTEFDFVEPNKQKEYFKEKIDILPEDITTVSQQIRDTWVRIQNKEFYTGCGKDDCRWCNFVKDNKLEVALHTLVEEEE, from the coding sequence ATGAGCAATCCGCAACAGGAACAATATAACCAACGGTACGAAGAAGTGTATGCCCGCCTTAACAGCGCGCAAAGGGAAGCCGTAGACAATACCGAAGGTCCGGTGATGGTAATCGCCGGTCCGGGTACGGGAAAGACGCAGATCCTGGCGTCGCGCATCGGCAAAATCCTCCGCGACACCGACTTTCTTCCCCACAACATCCTCTGCCTCACCTACACGGACGCCGGTACGGTGGCCATGCGCAAAAGGCTCACCGATTTTATCGGGCCCGATGCGTACCGCGTCAACATCCATACATTCCACTCGTTTTGCAACGAAGTGATCCAGGATAATTTGTCGTTGTTCGAAAAAAATGTACTGGACCCGATCTCCGACCTGGAGAAGATCCAGTTACTCAAAACGCTGATCGACGGTTTCTCTAAAGAAAACCCGCTGAAGCGTTACCGGGGCGATGTGTACTTCGACATGCGCAATCTCGCCAACCTGTTTTCCACCATGAAGCGCGAGGGCTGGACGGTCCCGTTCATCCGCGAACGCGTGGAAGCATACGTAGAAAGCCTGCCTGAGCGGGAAGAATATATTTATAAACGCAACCAGGGCCGGTTCAAAAAAGGAGATCTCAAGCAGGAAAAAATCAACGGCGAAAGGGAGAAAATGACCAGATTGCTGGCGGCAGTTGAGCAGTTCGACATCTTCCAGCAGCTCATGCACAAAGCCAACCGCTATGATTTCGACGACATGATCAACTGGGTGATCCGCGCCTTCAAAGAACATCCCAACCTGCTGCTCGATTACAAGGAAAGATTTCAATATATACTGGTGGACGAATACCAGGACACCAGCGGTACCCAGAACATGCTCATTGGATTGCTCACTTCCGGCGAGGAAAAACCGAACGTGTTCGTTGTGGGGGATGATGACCAGTCGATTTACCGTTTCCAGGGCGCCAATGTGGAAAACATGGAGCAATTCGCCAACGACCATCTCGCGCATGACCTACGGACGGTGGTGCTGACGCAGAATTACCGGTCGGTGCAGAATATCCTGGACGTGTCGATGTCGGTGATCGCGCATAACGAAGGGTCGCGGCTGGTAGATAAGTTGCCGGGGCTGAGCAAGCAGCTGCAAGCTTCCAACGACAAGCTCACACCGCTGAACCTACCGCCGGTGATCCGCCGGTACAACACCCCGCGCGACGAAATGGCGCATATCACCCTCGAAGTGGAGCGTATTCTGGCGAAAGGCGTGATGCCGGGGAAGATCGCCATTATTTATAAAGAAAACCGGTATGGTGAAGAGTTGGCGCAGTATTTCCGGCTGAAGGGCGTGCCTTTCTTCTCGAAACGTAACCAGAACCTGTTCGAGATCCCCTTTGCCAAAAAGGTTTTGCAGATCCTGCGGTACATCGCGCGGGAGCTGGAAACGCCTTACAGCGGCGACGATATCCTTTTCGAGCTGCTGCACTACGATTTTTATAAAGTGCCACCCATCGAAACGGCTCGCATCAGCATAGAAGTGGCGGAAAAAGGCTATGCCGAAAAATCCTCCATCCGCAAATACCTCCAGGAATGGGTGGGCACGCGCAACCCCACGCTGTTCTCGCTCGCACCGCACGACGAAGCCCTGCGGCTGGCGCGACTCCTCGAAAAATGGATCGGCGACGCCCATAACATCACCCTGCAGCAGTTGTTTTCCAACGTCATCAGCGAAGGCGGCATCCTCAATTACATCATGGCCAGCCCGGAAAAAATCTGGCTCATGAAAGTACTACAGGCACTGTTCGATTTCGTGAAGGAAGAAACGCGGCGCCACCCGGAAATGGGCATCGTCAAACTTCTCGAAACCATCGACCTCATGGAAACAAACGGTCTGTCCATCCCGCTGATACAGGTTTCCGGGAACGAAAAAGGCGTGAACCTGCTCACGGCGCATGGTTCCAAAGGACTGGAATTCGAATACGTGTTCCTGGCTGGCGTTACCTCCAGCATCTGGGAAGGCAAGAAAAAGATGAGCGGCGGGTTCTCTTTCCCAGACACCGTTTTTTCCACCGAAGCCATTTCCACCGACCAGCAGGAATTGCGGCGGCTTTTTTACGTAGCCATCACCCGCGCCGAAAAACATCTCTACATCAGCTACCCTGACTTCAAACAGGATGGCAAACCGTTGGTTCCCAGCGTGTTCGTGGCGGAGATTCAGCAGGTGCACCAGTTGCCCGTGGAAACGGTGACCATGCCAGACGAAACGATGTTCGAATTCGAGATCCTGCAGTACGGCAAGGAACAGGCGCCGGAGATCGAGAAAGTGGATCAGCTTTTCATCGACAACCTACTGAGCGGCTTCACCATGAACGTGACGGCGCTCAACAACTACCTGCACTGCCCGCTTTCCTTCTTCTATCAAAATCTTTTGCGCGTGCCTTCCGGCCGCTCGGAGAATACGGAATTCGGGTCGGCGGTGCACTTTGCGCTGGAGAAGCTGTTCCAGAAAATGCAGGAGAAAAACGAGTTTCCGCAGAAGGATGAGTTTATCAAAGATTTCCGATACAGCATGCTCCGCAGCAGGGAAGCCTTTACCAAAGAGGCTTTCAACCGGAGAATGGAATACGGAGAAGACATCCTGACCAATTATTACGACAAATACCTGCCGGTCTGGAACCGCATCGTGAGCATCGAGCGGAACGTCCGCAACGTGGTGGTGAACGGCGTGCCGCTGAAAGGGAAGATCGACAAACTCGAATTCAACGGCAGCGACGTGAACGTGGTGGATTACAAGACCGGGGATTACGAGAAAACGAAGAAAGACTACAAGAAATTCGACCGGCCCAACGATCGCAATCCTAACGGGGGCGACTATTGGCGCCAGGCCGTTTTCTATAAGATCCTGCTCGACAACTACAAGCAGAAGAACTGGCACGTAGTGAGCACGGAATTCGATTTCGTGGAACCGAACAAGCAGAAGGAATATTTTAAGGAGAAGATCGACATCCTTCCGGAAGATATTACCACGGTGAGCCAGCAGATCCGGGATACCTGGGTCCGCATCCAGAACAAGGAGTTTTACACCGGCTGCGGGAAAGACGATTGCCGTTGGTGCAACTTCGTGAAAGACAACAAGCTGGAGGTGGCCCTGCACACCCTGGTGGAGGAGGAAGAATAA
- a CDS encoding glutathione peroxidase, giving the protein MLKILLLSAFFPFLFGNVYDFKVDAIEGGKIDFSKYKGKKILIVNTASQCGNTPQYAELEKLYKKYQGKLVIVGFPANNFGGQEPGSNADIKAFCSKEYAVTFPMAAKISVKGADIHPIYKWLGDEAKAKQLDGGEVTWNFQKFLLNEKGELIAVFKPRTAPNAPEVIAAIEGK; this is encoded by the coding sequence ATGCTTAAAATATTGCTGCTTTCCGCTTTTTTCCCGTTCCTTTTCGGTAATGTGTACGATTTCAAGGTAGACGCCATCGAAGGCGGGAAGATCGACTTCTCGAAATATAAGGGGAAGAAGATATTGATCGTCAATACCGCATCGCAGTGCGGCAACACCCCGCAGTACGCGGAACTGGAAAAGCTGTATAAGAAATACCAGGGCAAACTGGTGATCGTAGGTTTCCCCGCCAATAACTTCGGCGGACAGGAGCCCGGTTCCAACGCCGACATCAAGGCTTTCTGCTCCAAGGAATACGCGGTGACATTCCCCATGGCCGCGAAAATCTCCGTGAAAGGGGCGGACATCCACCCGATTTATAAATGGCTGGGGGATGAAGCCAAAGCCAAACAGCTCGACGGCGGGGAAGTGACCTGGAACTTCCAGAAATTCCTGCTGAACGAGAAAGGCGAGCTCATCGCCGTTTTCAAACCGCGCACTGCGCCCAACGCGCCTGAAGTGATCGCCGCCATCGAAGGGAAATAG
- a CDS encoding nucleoid-associated protein: MIHVSDIKDLELLTIHKVGNGNNDEPLVLSQQPLELQDETIGTLLLSYFIQPFANAAEYFRFTHEADIQLNEVYKYCSLIFENKENFQDQSVNIAKHLYKHSTHPKIKGGELYITHFSKCQVDGEEVEAIGIFKSENRDTYLKVFLNDDNYQLNYDDGININKLDKGCLIFNVEQEEGFKVSIVDSISKQNEAVYWKDAFLQVQRREDSYHQTETMVDLCQQFIQKKLPEEFEMSRIDQIELLKKSATYFKEKEEFKMDEFAEEVLGHPDAVDAFRDYREHYKNEYKLDVPDEFEISNPAFKKGQKFFKSILKLDRNFHVYVHGNRELIERGYDEERQMQYYKLYFEEEK; this comes from the coding sequence ATGATTCATGTATCGGATATCAAAGACCTGGAACTGCTCACCATCCACAAGGTTGGCAACGGTAATAACGACGAGCCCCTTGTGCTTTCCCAGCAACCGCTCGAACTGCAGGACGAAACCATCGGCACCCTGCTCCTCAGCTATTTCATCCAGCCGTTCGCCAACGCGGCGGAATATTTCCGCTTCACCCACGAAGCGGATATCCAGCTTAATGAAGTCTATAAATATTGCAGCCTCATCTTCGAAAACAAGGAAAATTTCCAGGATCAGTCCGTCAACATCGCCAAGCATCTCTATAAACATTCCACCCACCCCAAAATCAAGGGCGGGGAATTATACATCACCCATTTCAGCAAATGCCAGGTGGACGGGGAGGAAGTGGAAGCCATCGGCATCTTCAAATCCGAAAACCGCGACACGTACCTGAAAGTGTTCCTCAACGATGATAACTACCAGCTCAATTACGACGACGGTATCAACATCAACAAACTCGACAAAGGCTGTCTGATCTTCAATGTGGAACAGGAAGAAGGATTCAAGGTGAGCATCGTGGACAGCATCAGCAAACAGAACGAAGCCGTGTATTGGAAAGACGCCTTCCTGCAGGTGCAGCGCCGGGAAGACAGCTACCATCAAACCGAAACGATGGTGGACCTCTGCCAGCAATTCATCCAGAAAAAGCTGCCCGAAGAGTTCGAAATGTCGCGCATCGACCAAATCGAATTGCTGAAAAAATCGGCCACTTACTTCAAGGAAAAGGAAGAATTCAAAATGGACGAATTCGCTGAAGAAGTGCTGGGCCACCCCGATGCCGTGGACGCTTTCCGCGACTACCGCGAACATTACAAAAATGAATACAAACTCGACGTGCCCGACGAGTTTGAAATCAGCAATCCCGCATTCAAAAAGGGGCAGAAATTCTTCAAAAGCATCCTCAAACTCGACCGTAATTTCCATGTGTATGTACACGGCAACCGCGAGCTGATCGAGCGCGGATACGACGAGGAGCGCCAGATGCAGTATTACAAATTGTATTTCGAGGAAGAGAAGTAG
- the ricT gene encoding regulatory iron-sulfur-containing complex subunit RicT has translation MEGISGFDVGMVNLTGELVKLQMKKRRVEDTPEVKKVLRRASNDDMHRMSENKNRERDALIKARAIARNLGLEMKLAEVEIQADGRKATFFYTADDRVDFRELIKVYASEFRVKVEMRQIGARQEAGKVGGIGSCGRELCCSTWLTDFKSVNTTAARYQNLSINQAKLSGQCGRLKCCLNYELDTYLDALKDFPDDCDVIETSTGKASLQKRDIFKNLMWYSYDNSNKQYPLTISRVKEIRQLNMQGIRPDELKAVEVVTSKPNKEADLGFADVVGQISLRSLEKASQKRKAKNREKQQKDQQQQREKGKGGEQQARPGGQQQPRQSGRPEQKGRERGDQKPREPRPDNRGGEQKPRENRGDQKPREPRPDNRGGEQKPRENRGEPRPPREPREPRPDNRGGEQKPRENRPPREPRPDNRGGEQKPRENRGEPRPPREPREPRPDNRGGEQKPRENRGEPRPPREPRADQKPREPREPREPRDPKPENKQ, from the coding sequence GTGGAAGGAATCAGCGGTTTCGACGTTGGCATGGTCAACCTCACCGGCGAGCTGGTGAAGTTGCAGATGAAGAAAAGACGGGTGGAAGATACGCCCGAAGTGAAGAAAGTGCTACGCCGCGCATCGAACGACGACATGCACCGCATGTCGGAGAACAAAAACCGCGAACGCGACGCCCTCATTAAAGCCCGCGCCATCGCCCGTAACCTGGGTCTGGAAATGAAACTCGCAGAAGTGGAAATCCAGGCAGACGGCCGTAAGGCGACTTTCTTCTACACGGCGGATGACCGTGTCGACTTCCGTGAGCTGATCAAAGTTTACGCTTCGGAATTCCGGGTGAAGGTGGAAATGCGCCAGATCGGCGCCCGCCAGGAAGCCGGAAAAGTTGGCGGTATCGGCTCCTGCGGCCGCGAATTGTGCTGCTCCACCTGGCTGACCGATTTCAAATCGGTGAACACGACTGCCGCCCGTTACCAAAACCTCTCCATCAACCAGGCGAAGCTTTCCGGCCAGTGCGGCCGTCTGAAATGCTGCCTGAACTATGAACTGGATACCTATCTTGACGCCCTGAAGGATTTCCCCGACGACTGCGATGTGATCGAAACCTCTACCGGTAAAGCCTCGCTGCAGAAAAGGGATATCTTCAAGAACCTGATGTGGTACTCCTACGACAACAGCAATAAACAATACCCGCTCACCATCTCCCGCGTGAAGGAAATCCGTCAGCTTAACATGCAGGGCATCCGCCCCGATGAGCTGAAAGCGGTGGAAGTGGTGACCTCCAAACCGAATAAGGAAGCCGATCTCGGATTTGCCGACGTAGTTGGCCAGATCAGCCTCCGCTCCCTTGAAAAAGCATCCCAGAAGCGCAAGGCAAAAAACCGCGAAAAGCAGCAGAAGGACCAGCAGCAACAACGGGAGAAAGGCAAAGGTGGCGAACAACAAGCGCGCCCGGGCGGTCAGCAACAGCCCAGGCAAAGCGGACGCCCCGAGCAGAAAGGCCGTGAGCGTGGCGATCAAAAGCCCCGCGAACCCCGTCCCGACAACCGCGGCGGAGAACAAAAACCCAGGGAAAACCGCGGCGACCAAAAGCCGCGCGAGCCCCGTCCCGATAATCGTGGCGGCGAACAGAAACCACGCGAAAACCGTGGCGAGCCCCGTCCGCCCAGGGAACCCCGCGAACCCAGGCCGGACAACCGTGGCGGCGAACAGAAGCCACGCGAAAACCGCCCTCCCCGCGAGCCACGTCCGGATAACCGTGGCGGCGAACAAAAACCGCGCGAGAACCGTGGCGAGCCCCGCCCGCCCAGGGAACCCCGCGAACCGCGCCCGGATAACCGCGGCGGCGAGCAAAAACCACGCGAAAACCGTGGCGAGCCCCGTCCACCCCGCGAACCCCGCGCCGACCAAAAGCCCAGGGAACCGCGTGAGCCCCGCGAACCGCGCGATCCCAAACCGGAAAACAAACAATAA
- the recR gene encoding recombination mediator RecR produces MIFSSALIENAVSEFARLPGVGKKTALRLVLHLLKQDTAQVELFAEAIAKMRRQIKFCKTCHNVSDEDTCTICASGSRNHKVVCVVESIRDVIAIENTQQFNGVYHVLGGIISPIDGIGPDQLQIHSLVERVQQLGVEEVIMALSPTIEGDTTIYYLSKKLKDYPVKVTTIARGIAFGGELEYADEMTLARSLTNRLPLDNYLQQGK; encoded by the coding sequence ATGATCTTCTCTTCCGCATTGATAGAAAATGCCGTCAGCGAGTTTGCGCGGCTGCCGGGCGTGGGCAAGAAAACGGCTTTACGGCTGGTGCTGCACCTGCTGAAGCAGGATACGGCCCAGGTCGAACTGTTCGCGGAGGCCATCGCCAAAATGCGGCGGCAGATCAAATTTTGTAAAACCTGCCATAACGTTTCCGACGAAGATACGTGTACCATTTGCGCCAGCGGTTCGCGCAACCATAAAGTGGTGTGCGTGGTGGAATCGATCCGCGATGTGATCGCCATCGAAAATACCCAGCAGTTCAACGGGGTGTATCATGTGCTGGGGGGGATTATTTCTCCCATCGACGGGATCGGCCCCGACCAGCTGCAGATCCATTCGCTCGTGGAGCGGGTGCAGCAGCTGGGCGTGGAGGAGGTGATTATGGCACTGAGCCCCACTATCGAAGGAGATACGACCATTTATTACCTGTCCAAAAAGCTGAAGGATTACCCTGTGAAAGTGACCACCATCGCGCGGGGGATCGCTTTCGGCGGGGAACTGGAATATGCCGATGAAATGACGCTCGCCCGCTCGCTCACCAACCGCCTGCCGCTCGACAACTACCTCCAGCAAGGCAAATAG
- a CDS encoding RsiV family protein gives MPNDNFYLTNKGAVFSFVPYEIAAYAAGQITLFVPWNEIRSVVQPAYLPTKP, from the coding sequence GTGCCGAACGACAATTTTTATCTGACAAACAAAGGGGCCGTTTTCAGTTTCGTTCCCTATGAAATCGCCGCATACGCAGCCGGACAGATCACTTTATTCGTTCCCTGGAACGAGATCCGGTCCGTCGTGCAGCCGGCATATTTACCAACTAAGCCATGA
- a CDS encoding Ig-like domain-containing protein, producing the protein MNHIMRGWIGFWIAVAVYGIFFTSCANIVPPGGGPRDTLAPRVLSISPPDSTLHFKAQKVTFRFDEYVELDNVLEKLIVSPTLKRTPVILAKLRTITMEIKDSLQPNTTYTFNLGDAVKDVNERNPIEDFQYVVSTGDYLDSLTLTGTILIAETGKPDSNVAVMLYSNITEDSVVSKEKPLYLAKTRGNGSYRFKNLKPGTYKIFALKEENRDFQYTEATELIAFREEPLDLTEAMTDINMSLFKEPDSLRPKYEELDVPEEPQPQEDKKKDDKKKPKLLASAELSGGRQELGDSLTLSFNFPLRSLDSSVVLLLEDTTRRSVTFGISPADTTAKRYKLAYDWKPGKPYELILPAGFATDTTGLQTAKADTVRFEAKQLDDYGTVTVDVSIGDSARLILPESDTSYQFVVQLVSGGKEVKYSGPAKNGKWQRGLIQPGEYEIRIIVDRNFNGVWDTGIYYRNPKKQPETVFTFKDPINVKKNWTVPTNVKL; encoded by the coding sequence ATGAATCATATCATGCGTGGCTGGATCGGCTTTTGGATCGCTGTGGCGGTGTACGGTATCTTTTTTACCAGTTGCGCCAACATCGTGCCGCCCGGGGGCGGTCCGCGGGACACCCTGGCGCCGAGGGTTCTTTCCATCTCCCCGCCCGACTCCACCCTCCATTTCAAGGCCCAGAAGGTGACTTTCCGGTTCGATGAGTACGTGGAGCTGGATAACGTTTTGGAGAAACTGATCGTTTCGCCCACGCTGAAGCGTACGCCCGTGATTTTGGCGAAGCTGCGCACCATCACCATGGAAATCAAGGATTCCCTGCAACCGAATACCACCTATACCTTCAATCTCGGCGACGCGGTGAAGGACGTGAACGAGCGCAACCCGATCGAAGATTTCCAATATGTAGTATCCACAGGCGATTACCTGGATTCCCTCACGCTGACGGGCACCATCCTCATCGCCGAAACCGGCAAACCGGACAGTAACGTGGCCGTGATGCTGTATTCGAATATCACGGAAGATTCCGTGGTGTCGAAGGAAAAACCGCTTTACCTGGCTAAAACCCGCGGCAACGGCAGTTACCGCTTCAAGAATCTGAAACCCGGCACTTACAAGATATTTGCGCTGAAAGAAGAAAACCGCGATTTTCAATACACCGAAGCGACTGAGTTGATCGCCTTCCGCGAAGAACCGCTGGACCTTACCGAAGCCATGACCGACATAAATATGTCGCTGTTCAAGGAGCCGGACTCGTTGCGGCCAAAATACGAAGAGCTGGACGTGCCGGAAGAGCCGCAGCCGCAGGAAGACAAAAAGAAAGACGACAAAAAGAAACCCAAACTGCTGGCCAGCGCCGAACTGAGTGGCGGCCGCCAGGAACTGGGCGACAGCCTGACGCTTTCCTTCAATTTCCCCCTCCGCAGCCTCGATTCTTCCGTGGTATTACTGTTGGAAGACACGACCCGCCGGTCCGTTACCTTCGGCATTTCCCCGGCGGACACGACCGCCAAGCGCTATAAACTCGCCTATGACTGGAAGCCCGGCAAGCCGTATGAGCTTATTCTGCCGGCGGGCTTCGCCACCGATACTACCGGCCTGCAAACCGCCAAGGCGGATACGGTCCGCTTCGAAGCCAAACAGCTCGACGACTACGGTACCGTTACGGTTGACGTGAGCATCGGCGACAGCGCCCGCCTCATCCTCCCCGAAAGCGACACCAGCTACCAGTTTGTGGTACAGCTCGTTAGCGGCGGAAAAGAGGTGAAGTATTCCGGTCCGGCTAAAAACGGGAAATGGCAACGCGGGCTCATCCAGCCCGGGGAGTACGAGATCCGGATTATCGTTGACCGGAACTTCAACGGCGTATGGGACACAGGGATATACTACCGCAACCCGAAAAAGCAGCCGGAGACGGTGTTTACGTTCAAAGATCCCATCAACGTCAAAAAGAACTGGACGGTTCCCACTAACGTCAAACTATAG
- a CDS encoding rhomboid family intramembrane serine protease, producing the protein MIGFPPRYSTYTTLSHRNTEERLILFWLAAESLEWEVGTATPDSLTAFTPFSLRSWNEQVSIDFSGDEIELFSVSTGVQILDFGRNRQNIIRLLRALHTIDAAISPEELQSATEDRRQFIRPEGETVHLTRSRRVVNGFTQVFKPVKGYFVTPILIVLNALVFLIMTNKWLFPASSGWTPAGDALETVGANYKPLTLFGEPWRLITSGFMHANLFHLFFNMYAVMMCGIYLEPLLGRARFAIVYLFCGIGGALASLWWYDITPSLGASASVFGLFGFILALLFHQFIEPRERKALLVSIGIYLVMNLTSIFFSTNYDHAAHFGGLFSGLLLGLLWLPSLRPSATPQQKTGSIALGLIVSTGIFTAAFFLAPRDVKAYLAKRDQMDQNYLLASGAYTARTNEERMKWLQNYAIYYMDENLRIMDQVDSMRLAPDSKRQNRILRKIYTTQRQLFDWNYKTLAEGKNPYDEQIIRALHELDKLQRQLDE; encoded by the coding sequence ATGATCGGCTTTCCGCCCCGATATAGCACCTACACTACCCTCTCCCACCGCAACACGGAGGAACGGCTCATCCTTTTCTGGCTCGCCGCCGAAAGCCTCGAATGGGAAGTAGGCACCGCCACACCCGACAGCCTCACCGCATTCACCCCCTTCAGCCTCCGCTCCTGGAACGAACAAGTCAGCATCGACTTCTCCGGCGACGAAATCGAGCTGTTCAGCGTATCCACCGGCGTGCAGATCCTGGATTTCGGGCGCAACCGCCAGAATATTATCCGCCTGCTGCGCGCCCTCCATACCATCGACGCGGCGATTTCCCCGGAAGAACTACAGTCTGCCACCGAAGATCGCCGCCAGTTTATCCGGCCGGAAGGGGAAACAGTCCACCTCACGAGGAGCCGCCGCGTGGTAAACGGATTCACGCAGGTTTTCAAACCCGTGAAAGGCTATTTCGTGACGCCTATTCTTATCGTCCTCAATGCGCTGGTGTTCCTCATCATGACCAACAAATGGCTGTTTCCCGCCAGCAGCGGCTGGACGCCCGCAGGCGACGCACTGGAAACAGTGGGAGCGAATTATAAGCCCCTCACCCTTTTCGGGGAACCCTGGCGGCTGATTACCTCGGGGTTCATGCATGCGAACCTGTTCCATTTATTCTTCAATATGTATGCGGTGATGATGTGCGGCATTTACCTGGAACCCCTGCTCGGAAGGGCCCGGTTCGCCATCGTGTACCTCTTCTGCGGTATCGGCGGCGCGTTGGCCAGTCTCTGGTGGTACGATATTACGCCGTCGCTGGGCGCTTCAGCGTCTGTTTTCGGGTTATTCGGGTTTATTCTCGCCCTGCTGTTCCATCAATTCATCGAGCCGCGCGAACGCAAAGCGCTGCTGGTCAGCATCGGGATTTACCTCGTCATGAACCTCACGTCCATCTTCTTTTCCACGAATTATGACCACGCCGCCCACTTCGGCGGCCTGTTCAGCGGATTGTTGTTGGGATTGCTCTGGCTCCCTTCCCTCCGCCCCAGTGCTACTCCACAACAAAAAACCGGGTCGATCGCACTGGGCCTGATCGTGAGCACCGGGATCTTCACCGCTGCCTTCTTCCTTGCGCCAAGGGATGTGAAGGCTTATCTCGCCAAACGCGACCAGATGGACCAGAATTACCTTTTGGCTTCCGGCGCCTACACTGCGCGCACCAACGAAGAACGCATGAAATGGCTCCAGAATTACGCCATTTACTACATGGACGAAAATCTCCGCATCATGGACCAGGTCGACAGCATGCGGCTGGCGCCCGATTCGAAGCGGCAGAACCGCATCCTCCGTAAAATCTATACCACACAGCGGCAGCTTTTCGACTGGAACTACAAAACGCTGGCCGAAGGGAAAAATCCCTACGATGAACAAATCATCCGCGCCCTGCACGAGCTGGATAAACTGCAGCGGCAGCTCGATGAATAG